A single region of the Verrucomicrobiota bacterium genome encodes:
- a CDS encoding SH3 domain-containing protein, translating to MADVYSKKQDLPVYAEPNPSASVVAKLKFAEKAKVVSDQNRWVNIKTSSGQTGWVYSGNVGDRRPPEENKADLLAPSSGVDTAAAGRGLSEAAQQYAESRGYVNAASDLAWLDKENASVSSADVKTFMKEHKLGEYAS from the coding sequence ATGGCTGACGTTTACTCTAAAAAACAAGACTTGCCGGTTTACGCCGAGCCTAACCCGTCGGCATCCGTCGTGGCCAAACTCAAATTCGCCGAAAAAGCCAAGGTCGTCTCGGACCAGAACCGCTGGGTGAATATCAAAACCTCTTCAGGACAAACCGGCTGGGTGTACTCCGGTAATGTCGGTGACCGCAGACCCCCGGAAGAAAATAAAGCCGATCTCCTCGCCCCCTCCAGCGGAGTGGACACCGCAGCCGCCGGCCGCGGACTCAGTGAGGCTGCCCAGCAATACGCCGAAAGTCGCGGTTACGTAAATGCCGCTTCGGATCTGGCCTGGCTCGATAAGGAAAATGCCTCCGTCTCATCTGCTGATGTCAAAACTTTTATGAAAGAACATAAACTCGGGGAGTACGCATCATGA